In the Shewanella sp. OMA3-2 genome, one interval contains:
- a CDS encoding ABC transporter ATP-binding protein produces the protein MNRQKPPTDSVTTTVKATINATDVSMRFDQKTLFSVNELHFTQGDVIYLQGDNGSGKSTLMKILAGLISPSQGSINSQGFNKPAWWQADSLLGKAVYLHQHPYLFDGSVQYNLTYGLTIRQTRSPAIQQRLLQAIKMAHLTDLMRHCSSELSGGERQRLAIARAWICQPKLLMLDEPISNMDKHSQRLVLAMINQLKSEGTGLLISSHQTCGLTALCQQHWHITQNVVHTSQHVPNLDTQQDHSVMESQYVIAN, from the coding sequence ATGAACCGCCAAAAACCGCCAACTGACTCAGTAACGACAACCGTAAAAGCGACGATCAATGCCACTGATGTATCGATGCGATTTGATCAAAAAACACTTTTTAGCGTAAATGAATTGCATTTTACCCAAGGGGATGTGATTTATTTACAGGGGGATAATGGTTCAGGAAAATCGACATTAATGAAAATTCTGGCGGGATTAATATCTCCTTCGCAAGGATCCATTAATAGCCAAGGTTTTAATAAACCAGCCTGGTGGCAAGCAGACTCTTTACTGGGTAAAGCTGTATATTTGCACCAACACCCTTACTTATTTGATGGCAGTGTGCAATACAATTTAACCTACGGGTTAACGATAAGACAAACTCGCTCACCAGCCATACAGCAACGCTTGCTTCAGGCAATAAAAATGGCTCATCTTACCGACTTGATGCGCCATTGTTCCAGTGAGTTGTCAGGCGGTGAACGCCAACGGCTAGCGATTGCTAGAGCGTGGATCTGTCAGCCTAAATTACTCATGCTCGATGAACCTATTTCTAATATGGACAAGCATTCTCAACGCCTTGTGCTTGCCATGATCAATCAGCTTAAATCAGAAGGGACGGGGTTACTTATTAGCAGTCATCAAACCTGTGGCTTGACAGCTTTATGCCAGCAGCATTGGCATATTACACAAAATGTTGTACACACAAGCCAGCATGTGCCCAATTTAGATACTCAACAAGATCACTCTGTTATGGAATCACAATATGTCATTGCCAACTGA